TTGTTCTTTGATCCCTGGTTTTCCCTGTTCAAGAAGAAAAAAGGAGATACTGAATATGGTATCGGCTGGTTACCCTTAGGCGGATATGTAAAAATATCAGGCATGGTGGATGAGAGTATGGACCGTGAGCAGATGGCCAAGCCACCGCAACCATGGGAATTCCGTTCCAAACCAGCCTGGCAGCGTCTGATCATTATGATCGGTGGTGTTACGGTGAACCTGGTACTGGGCTTTCTGATCTATGCCATGATGCTATGGCACTGGGGAGAAAGTTACCTGCCAACTAAAAACGTGACTTACGGTATTGCTGTCGACTCACTTGCTGGCAGCATTGGTCTCCGTGACGGAGATATGGTATTATCAGTAAATAATGAGCCGGTAGAAAACTTCCGCTCTATTCCTGCTGAGATCATTCTTCGCGAGGCAAAAAGCATCCAGGTGCAGCGTGACGGTCAGCCGGTAGACATTAAAATACCAGAAGGCTTTGTACGTGAAATGATCAAAAGGAAAGGTACACTGATGGATGTACGTATCCCATTCATAGTGGATACCGTATTACCAAAGTCACCCGCCGAAAAAGCTGGTTTCCGTAAAGGAGACAGAACATTGTCGGTGAATGGGGCACCTGCCAGCTATTTCCATGAATTCAGGAAGGAACTGCAGAAATACAAGAGTAAGACTGTTCCTGTTCAGGTATTACGTGAGGGAGATACGATCCAGTTGCTTGCGAATGTAGCTGAGAATGGTACAGTGGGTATGGCACCTGGCAATCCGGAACACGACTTTAAGTTTGCCACCAGAGAATACACGTTAATGGAGGCAATCCCGGCAGGGTTCTCCAAATGTATCAATACCCTGGTAAAATATGTACAGCAGCTGCGTCTGATCTTTGTTTCCAAGGAAGTAAAGGCGAGTGAATCCCTGGGTGGTTTCATCAGCATTGGTAATCTGTTCCCTGCTCATTGGGACTGGATCGCTTTCTGGGAAATGACGGCGCTGTTGTCTATTATCCTGGCATTTATGAATATCCTGCCGATTCCGGCGCTGGATGGTGGTCACGTATTGTTCCTGCTGTATGAGATCATTACGGGCCGTAAGCCAAGCGAGAAGTTCCTGGAATACGCTCAGATAGTCGGGATGGTGATCCTGTTTAGTCTGTTGTTATATGCAAACGGACTGGATATCTGGAGAAGTATCTTTAAGTAATTGGTAATCAGTTATAGTAAGCGGTTCGCCTCAGGCGAACCGCTTTTTTTATGCAGCTAACTGTTGGTGACAGGGGCGTCTGTCAGATTAGTTTGTTGAATTATATAAAATGATGTATCTTTGTTGGCTGAGAAAGCAAACTGGGGTCGCCTGGTTTTGACAGCATAGATCTTTGAAAGTGTAAGCATGTCGTGCGTTGTATAATTAGCACGTAAATCTGAATATACAAACTTCAAATGGCGAATCTAATTACGCCATGGCTGCCTAATCAGCGATTAGCGCACCCATTTTGGCCGCCGCAGTTGCTGTCTGCTAGAACTGCCGCCGCCTAATCAAAACCTTAGCGGAATAGGTACTCATGGTTTCTGTGAGTGGGTACCGAAACTAAACGGATAAGGACCGGGCTGGTTAGTTGCGCCCCTGGCAAGGTCCCGACAAACCAATGCGCAAATAAACATGTAGAAAGCTTTCGGCGGATATGTTTGGACGCGGGTTCGATTCCCGCCGACTCCACTTCAGTTACTTTATTAAGTTTGAAATGGCTCATAATCAATGATTATGAGCCATTTTTATTTATACGTGCCCCATAATTAAGGAGTTAATAAACCCATATTGGTAACCCCAATATCCAATTAATTAACCTTATAACTCCTTAAAAATGAACATATTAAAAACTAAATACAACTTCTGGTTATATAAATCCAAACTAAATAAGAAAGGGCAATCACCTATATACATGAGGATAATTGTT
The DNA window shown above is from Chitinophaga agri and carries:
- the rseP gene encoding RIP metalloprotease RseP, with amino-acid sequence MTTQEILVKAGQLILSLSILVVLHELGHFIPAKLFKARVEKFYLFFDPWFSLFKKKKGDTEYGIGWLPLGGYVKISGMVDESMDREQMAKPPQPWEFRSKPAWQRLIIMIGGVTVNLVLGFLIYAMMLWHWGESYLPTKNVTYGIAVDSLAGSIGLRDGDMVLSVNNEPVENFRSIPAEIILREAKSIQVQRDGQPVDIKIPEGFVREMIKRKGTLMDVRIPFIVDTVLPKSPAEKAGFRKGDRTLSVNGAPASYFHEFRKELQKYKSKTVPVQVLREGDTIQLLANVAENGTVGMAPGNPEHDFKFATREYTLMEAIPAGFSKCINTLVKYVQQLRLIFVSKEVKASESLGGFISIGNLFPAHWDWIAFWEMTALLSIILAFMNILPIPALDGGHVLFLLYEIITGRKPSEKFLEYAQIVGMVILFSLLLYANGLDIWRSIFK